The proteins below are encoded in one region of Legionella antarctica:
- a CDS encoding polysaccharide biosynthesis C-terminal domain-containing protein — MSFSWLRNITAIAIRALSLAGKFLLVLCMVKYFQPSELGLYGVITALAAYGLFFLGLEFYNYTSRALVGASNSEKVLIIRDQFILYGITFTFFSPLFYGIFYFNLFPSSLCFWFFIILIFEHASSEMLRILVALAHPYLANVIFFVRQGLWIYILLPIFYFCPPSRQFNIILLAWIIGAAMSIFVGFIPLFHYPWSTIWKHPVRWNLMREGLKVSRPFLISAFCALSLLYIERFFVSYYCGLAAVGIYTFYAGLSITLHSLVNTGVAKMRLAQLLSAWKQNDTKQFYLESMHMFKYTVIFVIAFSLISLICVYPFVNLLNKAVYLEHINIFYILLLSAAARSIADVPLYTLYAQHNDKLILKINLSSFFIMIIGNTLLVPQLGLTGAAISSAIASLVLLGYSSFFMLQRTIRPFLLIQS, encoded by the coding sequence ATGAGTTTCTCATGGCTCCGTAATATAACTGCAATTGCCATAAGAGCACTCAGTCTTGCAGGAAAATTCCTCCTGGTACTTTGTATGGTAAAGTATTTTCAACCTAGTGAATTGGGATTATATGGGGTTATAACTGCATTGGCAGCCTATGGACTATTTTTTTTAGGCCTTGAATTTTATAATTACACTTCTAGGGCACTAGTAGGTGCTTCAAACAGCGAAAAAGTTCTGATTATACGCGATCAATTTATACTGTATGGAATCACGTTTACCTTCTTTTCCCCCTTGTTTTATGGGATTTTTTACTTCAACTTGTTCCCCTCTTCCCTGTGCTTCTGGTTTTTCATTATTCTCATATTCGAACACGCTTCAAGCGAAATGTTACGGATTCTTGTAGCATTAGCCCATCCTTATCTGGCAAATGTTATATTTTTTGTGAGGCAAGGTCTCTGGATATATATTTTGCTTCCAATTTTCTATTTCTGTCCCCCAAGCAGACAATTTAATATAATTCTTCTTGCCTGGATAATTGGTGCTGCTATGAGTATTTTTGTTGGTTTTATTCCTTTATTTCATTACCCGTGGAGTACTATATGGAAACACCCTGTGCGCTGGAATTTAATGAGGGAGGGTTTAAAAGTATCGCGACCTTTTTTAATTTCTGCTTTTTGTGCCTTGAGTCTTTTGTATATCGAACGCTTTTTTGTAAGTTATTATTGTGGTTTAGCGGCTGTGGGAATTTATACTTTTTATGCCGGTTTAAGTATTACCTTACATAGTCTGGTTAATACTGGGGTAGCAAAAATGAGGCTGGCACAATTATTGAGCGCATGGAAGCAAAACGATACGAAGCAATTTTATCTAGAGTCAATGCATATGTTTAAGTACACTGTTATTTTTGTCATTGCATTTTCCCTCATCAGTTTAATTTGTGTTTACCCTTTCGTTAATCTACTTAATAAAGCTGTTTATTTAGAGCATATCAATATATTTTATATATTATTGCTTAGTGCAGCTGCTCGCAGTATTGCTGATGTACCTCTTTATACTCTGTATGCCCAGCACAATGATAAATTAATCTTAAAAATCAATTTAAGCTCTTTTTTTATAATGATCATTGGCAATACTCTTTTAGTACCGCAATTAGGCTTAACTGGAGCCGCCATTTCTTCAGCAATAGCCAGCTTAGTTTTATTAGGTTATTCATCGTTCTTTATGCTGCAAAGGACTATCCGTCCTTTTCTACTCATACAATCTTAA
- a CDS encoding NTP transferase domain-containing protein, with the protein MPKCLVHLCGKSLLQRQIDTLNSCGIENIQIVTGYCSQNIETLGYLTSKNCQYDTINMVYSLFTARDFFNTAEDLIISYGDIVYDKENLLRLIDCSGELAIMNDRGWFDLWSLRMENPLEDAETFIFDDDGYVKSLGQKPVSYTQIEGQYTGLIKVSADKLEEVVEFYNGLNKEIFNDRKDFNNMYMTTFLQLLINEGWKAKSVDVKNRWLEVDSIHDLSMYEALAMEGNLGKYYKIEL; encoded by the coding sequence ATGCCTAAATGTTTAGTTCATTTATGTGGTAAAAGCCTTCTGCAAAGGCAAATAGATACTTTAAACTCATGTGGTATTGAAAATATTCAAATTGTTACTGGATATTGCTCACAAAATATTGAAACGCTCGGTTATTTGACTTCTAAAAACTGTCAATACGATACAATTAACATGGTATACAGTTTGTTTACTGCGCGTGATTTTTTTAATACTGCTGAGGATTTAATTATATCCTATGGAGATATAGTTTACGATAAAGAGAACTTACTCCGCTTAATCGATTGCTCTGGCGAGCTGGCAATTATGAATGACAGAGGTTGGTTTGATTTATGGTCTTTAAGAATGGAGAATCCTTTAGAAGATGCCGAGACTTTCATTTTTGATGATGATGGTTATGTAAAATCCCTTGGACAAAAACCAGTTAGTTATACTCAGATTGAGGGTCAGTATACCGGATTAATAAAAGTCAGTGCTGATAAATTAGAAGAAGTAGTGGAATTTTATAATGGCTTAAATAAAGAAATTTTCAACGATAGAAAAGATTTTAATAATATGTACATGACTACATTTTTGCAACTACTAATAAATGAAGGATGGAAAGCAAAATCTGTTGATGTTAAAAATAGATGGTTAGAGGTTGATTCCATTCATGATTTATCTATGTACGAAGCATTGGCGATGGAAGGTAATTTAGGCAAATATTATAAAATAGAACTATAA
- a CDS encoding transposase codes for MSRFVTDDKMWSKLEELLAAPKGRHGENDRLFIEAVCWIIRTEAPWRDLPPDYGKVFMVVTISG; via the coding sequence ATGTCAAGATTTGTTACTGATGACAAGATGTGGAGCAAATTAGAAGAATTACTGGCTGCTCCGAAAGGTCGCCATGGGGAAAATGACCGATTATTTATTGAAGCAGTTTGTTGGATAATCAGGACGGAGGCGCCTTGGAGAGATTTACCGCCAGATTATGGCAAAGTGTTTATGGTCGTTACAATCAGTGGGTAA
- a CDS encoding cytidylyltransferase domain-containing protein, which yields MINQKKVLAIIPARGGSKGLPGKNIRPLNGMPLVAWPIQTALNSKYIDRVIVTTDDPEIAKIAQEYGAEVPFIRPAEFAKDTSPSSEAIIHAIQFCTETDGTYDYTVLLEPTSPLTESSDVDRALETLVSSKGLAIVGTCKVEATHPVYCATIGEDSLLKPFNRDNFAKPIRRQDVDELFFFEGSLYISEVKKYLETQTFYHELTLPYVVPAWKALEIDTLLDFFKVEAVMKNKELLNLIN from the coding sequence ATGATTAATCAAAAGAAAGTTCTCGCAATAATACCAGCCAGAGGTGGTAGTAAGGGTCTACCAGGGAAAAACATTCGACCATTAAACGGCATGCCCTTAGTCGCGTGGCCGATACAAACGGCTTTAAACTCTAAATATATTGATCGTGTTATTGTAACAACAGATGACCCGGAAATTGCAAAAATAGCACAGGAATATGGTGCTGAAGTACCCTTTATACGTCCTGCGGAATTTGCAAAAGATACTTCACCTTCCTCAGAAGCAATAATTCATGCCATCCAATTCTGTACAGAAACAGACGGTACTTACGACTATACCGTATTGTTGGAACCTACTTCACCTTTAACAGAATCTTCCGATGTTGATAGGGCCCTGGAAACTTTAGTTTCAAGTAAAGGATTGGCCATTGTAGGTACATGTAAAGTAGAAGCGACCCATCCAGTTTATTGTGCCACTATTGGTGAGGATAGTTTATTAAAGCCATTTAACAGAGATAACTTTGCAAAACCGATTCGAAGACAAGATGTAGACGAGCTTTTTTTCTTTGAAGGTTCGCTTTATATTTCTGAAGTCAAAAAATATTTGGAAACACAGACCTTTTATCACGAACTTACTCTACCCTATGTAGTTCCTGCCTGGAAAGCACTCGAGATTGATACCCTCCTGGATTTCTTTAAAGTTGAAGCGGTGATGAAGAATAAAGAATTATTGAATTTAATTAATTAA
- a CDS encoding glutamate-1-semialdehyde 2,1-aminomutase: protein MSTEFTSRLLNVIPGGAHTYSRGYDQYPENAPQIMERGKGAYTYDDKGNEYLDYGMALRAVNIGYAEDEIDQAAFEQIRKGNNLTRPSMIELEAAELLVSLIDSVDMVKFTKNGSTAVSAAVKLARAYTGRTLIARCAEQPFFSYDDWFIGSTPIKRGIPDNIIEQTKLFHYNNLTSLEELIEQYPDQIACVILEPSSLEHPAPSQSVPGETYLHDVQRLCKKHGIVFVLDEMITGFRWDLKGAQHYYSIQADLCTFGKAMANGFAVAAVAGKREIMELGSIEFAGRERLFLLSTTHGAEMCGLGAFVKTMELMQRYNVVEHMWDYGKKLISLMNKQASLAGISDYFKAGGVECSPWYATYNHIGEASLPFRTLFSQEMIKNGVLMPWIALSYRHSDKELEKTSIALEKAFKVYAFALEQGSTEGYLQGDVIKPVFRPTN, encoded by the coding sequence ATGTCAACTGAATTCACATCACGTTTATTAAATGTAATACCTGGTGGAGCCCATACTTATTCAAGAGGATATGATCAATATCCTGAAAATGCACCGCAAATTATGGAGCGAGGTAAGGGTGCTTATACATATGATGATAAAGGAAATGAATATTTAGATTATGGAATGGCTTTACGTGCAGTAAACATTGGTTATGCTGAGGATGAAATTGATCAGGCAGCATTTGAGCAAATTAGAAAAGGTAATAATCTAACCAGACCTTCAATGATTGAATTGGAAGCGGCAGAACTGTTAGTTAGTTTGATTGATAGCGTGGATATGGTGAAATTTACCAAAAATGGTTCCACTGCTGTTTCAGCAGCTGTTAAATTGGCAAGAGCTTATACTGGCAGGACTTTGATCGCACGATGCGCTGAGCAGCCATTTTTTTCTTATGATGATTGGTTTATTGGTTCTACTCCAATAAAACGAGGCATTCCAGATAACATTATTGAACAAACCAAATTGTTTCATTATAACAATCTTACCTCTTTAGAAGAATTGATTGAACAGTATCCTGATCAAATTGCATGTGTCATTCTTGAGCCTTCCAGTTTGGAACATCCTGCGCCTTCTCAATCGGTACCAGGAGAAACTTATCTTCATGACGTTCAGCGATTATGTAAAAAGCATGGTATTGTTTTTGTGCTGGATGAAATGATTACCGGATTTCGCTGGGACTTAAAAGGAGCCCAGCATTATTATAGCATTCAAGCCGATCTATGTACTTTTGGTAAGGCTATGGCTAATGGTTTTGCTGTTGCTGCAGTTGCGGGAAAAAGAGAAATCATGGAGTTGGGCTCAATTGAATTTGCTGGACGGGAGCGCTTGTTTTTGTTGTCTACCACTCACGGTGCAGAGATGTGTGGACTTGGGGCTTTTGTAAAAACCATGGAGTTAATGCAACGATATAATGTTGTGGAACATATGTGGGATTATGGGAAAAAATTGATATCATTAATGAATAAACAAGCCTCTTTGGCAGGTATATCCGATTACTTTAAAGCGGGAGGAGTCGAATGTTCTCCATGGTATGCCACCTATAATCATATAGGGGAAGCGTCATTGCCATTTCGCACTTTATTTTCCCAGGAAATGATAAAAAATGGTGTTTTAATGCCCTGGATTGCGTTAAGTTACAGACACAGTGATAAAGAGTTGGAAAAAACTTCGATTGCTCTGGAAAAAGCATTTAAAGTGTATGCATTTGCTTTGGAGCAAGGTTCAACCGAAGGCTATTTGCAAGGTGATGTAATTAAACCAGTATTCCGACCTACTAATTAG
- a CDS encoding oxidoreductase → MNNLLKEKVIVITGGAGLLGAEFVSAVAAQGGIAIIADFNKEAGLNIREKISQKESRGQVDFVPINITDKSSILQAIKFVSEKYGKIDAVVNNAYPRNKNYGRALMDVEYTDFCDNMNLNLGGYFLTSQQFAAYFIQQGFGNIVNIASVYGVIAPKFEIYENTQMTMPVEYSVIKSGLIHLTKYFAKSFKGKNIRVNSLSPGGILDSQPNSFVNAYRDECINKGMLDKSDLSGSLIYLLSDMSSCVNGQNLIVDDGFTI, encoded by the coding sequence ATGAATAATCTATTAAAAGAAAAAGTTATTGTAATAACAGGAGGAGCAGGTCTTCTCGGGGCGGAATTTGTATCTGCTGTTGCCGCACAAGGTGGTATTGCGATTATTGCTGATTTTAATAAAGAAGCAGGCCTTAATATCAGGGAAAAAATAAGTCAGAAAGAGAGTAGGGGGCAAGTGGATTTTGTTCCAATTAATATTACTGACAAGTCTTCCATACTCCAGGCCATTAAATTCGTCTCAGAGAAATATGGAAAAATAGATGCTGTAGTTAATAATGCTTATCCACGAAATAAAAACTACGGTCGAGCATTGATGGATGTTGAATATACTGATTTTTGTGACAATATGAATCTTAACCTGGGAGGATATTTTCTTACCTCACAACAGTTTGCTGCTTATTTTATTCAGCAGGGTTTTGGAAATATTGTAAATATTGCTTCGGTTTATGGTGTAATAGCACCCAAATTTGAGATTTACGAAAATACCCAAATGACTATGCCCGTTGAATATTCTGTAATAAAATCGGGACTCATTCATCTCACTAAGTATTTTGCAAAATCATTTAAGGGAAAAAATATAAGGGTTAATTCTTTAAGCCCTGGCGGTATTTTGGATTCTCAACCTAACTCTTTTGTTAATGCCTATCGTGATGAGTGCATTAATAAAGGAATGTTAGATAAAAGTGACTTATCAGGCTCATTAATCTATTTATTATCTGATATGTCAAGTTGTGTTAATGGCCAGAATCTTATTGTGGATGATGGATTTACAATATAA